A region from the Gemmatimonadaceae bacterium genome encodes:
- the ybgF gene encoding tol-pal system protein YbgF — translation MSLAPLRRLLPVALLATGACFATRSDVRILQGDILTLRQEAARADSARARQIAQVVTALGIVGDSLSNTGVRLASYQGENRGQFRAIGEQVLQLQELVGQSQSVLNRLRAENEARLQAQLATPVAPVVTPPDSTQPQPPPTTTPVPPAANPGPNQLFQDGLAQARRGSYGTAQAAFEELLRLYPSSDVAPDAQYYLGEAYEYDGKSDRADSAFTALVSQFPRALKAPTALYKLGLSQARRGRRAEARATMDRVVREYPRTDASELAAEWLRTNR, via the coding sequence ATGAGTCTCGCCCCCCTCCGACGCCTCCTTCCGGTCGCCCTCCTGGCCACCGGGGCCTGCTTCGCCACTCGCAGCGATGTGCGGATCCTGCAGGGGGACATCCTGACCCTGCGCCAGGAGGCCGCCCGTGCGGATTCCGCACGGGCACGACAGATCGCCCAGGTCGTGACCGCGCTCGGTATCGTGGGGGATTCACTCAGTAACACCGGTGTTCGCCTGGCGAGCTACCAGGGTGAGAATCGGGGGCAGTTCCGCGCGATCGGCGAGCAGGTGCTCCAGCTGCAGGAGCTGGTTGGCCAGAGCCAGTCGGTGCTCAACCGACTTCGTGCCGAGAACGAGGCGCGGCTTCAGGCCCAGCTCGCCACGCCGGTCGCCCCGGTGGTGACTCCGCCGGACTCCACACAGCCGCAGCCGCCGCCGACAACGACTCCGGTTCCGCCCGCGGCGAATCCCGGCCCCAACCAGCTGTTTCAGGATGGCCTGGCGCAGGCGCGCCGCGGATCCTACGGCACGGCTCAGGCGGCTTTTGAGGAACTGCTGCGATTGTATCCCTCGTCCGATGTCGCGCCCGACGCGCAGTACTACCTTGGCGAGGCGTACGAATATGACGGGAAGTCGGACCGGGCCGACTCGGCGTTCACGGCGTTGGTGAGCCAGTTCCCCAGGGCGCTCAAGGCACCGACGGCGCTGTACAAGCTGGGGCTTTCGCAGGCGCGGCGCGGGCGCCGTGCGGAGGCGCGCGCCACGATGGATCGGGTGGTGCGGGAGTACCCGCGCACCGACGCGTCGGAACTGGCCGCCGAGTGGCTGCGGACGAATCGCTGA
- the tatC gene encoding twin-arginine translocase subunit TatC, with the protein MANPPGTQAEMPFLEHLEELRWRILWSLLALIVGVAVSFTVLLKYDAILLLVRPIQPFLPDGKLITTHPAGAFRIVMSAAFALGFVFASPVVIYQFWAFLSPALYRHEKKVIIPVLIFGALLFIGGVSLAYFALIPLTLKFLLNVQSAAITPMISVTEYFDFAITFSLIMGAVFELPIAVLALTALGIVTPQFLNRYRRHALVICLVASAFITPGQDPVSLAAVALPLIGLYEVSVVCSYVVYRRRQRREAQRAAEDARGAAA; encoded by the coding sequence ATGGCCAACCCTCCCGGCACACAGGCGGAGATGCCGTTCCTCGAGCACCTCGAGGAACTGCGATGGCGCATCCTGTGGTCGTTGCTCGCGCTGATTGTCGGCGTCGCCGTGTCGTTCACGGTGCTGCTCAAGTACGACGCGATCCTCCTGCTGGTCCGACCGATCCAGCCCTTCCTGCCTGACGGGAAGCTCATCACGACGCATCCCGCCGGGGCGTTCCGCATCGTGATGAGCGCGGCGTTTGCGCTTGGATTCGTGTTCGCATCGCCCGTGGTGATCTACCAGTTCTGGGCCTTTCTCTCGCCGGCGCTCTATCGGCACGAAAAGAAGGTGATCATCCCGGTTCTCATCTTCGGGGCCCTGCTTTTCATCGGTGGAGTGTCGCTGGCGTATTTCGCGCTGATTCCACTGACGCTCAAGTTCCTGCTCAACGTGCAGTCGGCCGCGATCACGCCGATGATTTCGGTGACCGAGTACTTCGATTTCGCGATCACGTTCTCGCTCATCATGGGTGCGGTGTTCGAGTTGCCGATCGCCGTGCTTGCGCTGACGGCGCTCGGCATCGTGACGCCGCAGTTCCTCAATCGGTATCGGCGCCACGCGCTGGTGATCTGCCTGGTGGCGTCGGCGTTCATTACGCCTGGGCAGGACCCGGTCTCGCTCGCGGCGGTGGCGCTGCCGCTGATCGGGCTCTACGAGGTGAGCGTGGTCTGTTCATACGTGGTGTACCGACGCCGGCAACGGCGCGAAGCACAGCGAGCCGCCGAGGACGCGCGCGGGGCCGCGGCGTGA
- the hutH gene encoding histidine ammonia-lyase encodes MTSQIVIDGESLDLRDVVAVARERASVGLHDSARERLARVRRIVDDIVARNEPVYGVNTGFGKLSDIAIPPGRLAELQTNLVRSHAAGVGAPLPEDEARAVMLLRANVLAKGRSGIRPEVVDLLLALLNAGLYPPIPEQGSVGASGDLAPLAHLALALLGEGMLLRDGEAPQSAKALLAAAGLASVELGPKEGLALINGTQAHTGIAALALWDARGLWATSHVSGAATLEALLGTPVAFDARIHEVRGQPGQMWSATLFRSLTAESAIRESHRINDPRVQDAYALRCMPQVMGPVHDALEFAEGVVARELNAATDNPLVFDDGVMLSGGNFHGQAVGMACDFVAIALTNLGTMAERRIDRLVNPDLNQGLPPFLARDAGVHSGYMIAQVTAAALASECKVLSHPASVDSIPTDGGKEDYVPMAMSAAVKLRRIVHNVRHILAIELLCAIQGLEFRRPLTSSAPVERAYALLRGAVPSMDRDRVVSTDIAAVATQIARGAYEHIVWDLRDTSTLSAATSL; translated from the coding sequence ATGACTTCCCAGATCGTGATCGACGGCGAGTCCCTGGACCTCAGGGACGTCGTGGCGGTGGCGCGCGAGCGTGCCAGCGTTGGCCTCCATGACTCGGCGCGCGAGCGCCTCGCCAGGGTTCGCCGCATCGTCGACGACATCGTGGCGCGCAACGAGCCCGTCTACGGCGTGAACACCGGCTTCGGGAAACTCTCCGACATCGCCATCCCACCGGGTCGCCTGGCCGAACTCCAGACCAACCTCGTGCGAAGCCACGCGGCCGGAGTCGGGGCGCCGTTGCCCGAGGACGAAGCCCGCGCCGTCATGCTCCTGCGCGCCAACGTGCTCGCCAAGGGGCGCTCGGGTATCCGGCCCGAGGTGGTCGACCTGCTGCTCGCGCTCCTCAACGCGGGGCTGTATCCGCCGATCCCGGAGCAGGGGAGCGTGGGCGCGAGCGGCGATCTGGCGCCGCTGGCCCACCTCGCGCTCGCCCTCCTGGGCGAAGGCATGCTCCTCCGAGACGGCGAGGCGCCCCAGTCCGCGAAGGCGCTGCTGGCCGCGGCTGGCCTGGCGTCGGTGGAACTCGGTCCAAAGGAAGGGCTCGCGCTGATCAACGGAACGCAGGCGCACACGGGAATCGCCGCGCTCGCGCTGTGGGATGCCCGAGGGCTGTGGGCGACCTCCCACGTGAGCGGTGCGGCGACCCTCGAGGCGCTCCTGGGGACGCCCGTGGCATTCGACGCGCGCATCCACGAGGTCCGGGGTCAGCCGGGCCAGATGTGGTCGGCAACGCTGTTCCGGTCCCTGACGGCGGAGAGTGCGATTCGGGAGTCGCACCGCATCAACGACCCACGCGTGCAGGACGCCTACGCCTTGCGGTGCATGCCGCAGGTGATGGGACCCGTGCACGACGCTCTCGAGTTTGCGGAAGGGGTCGTCGCGCGCGAACTGAACGCCGCGACCGACAATCCCCTGGTGTTTGACGACGGTGTGATGCTGAGCGGCGGCAACTTTCATGGTCAGGCCGTGGGAATGGCGTGCGACTTCGTCGCCATTGCGCTCACGAACCTCGGGACCATGGCCGAGCGTCGCATCGATCGACTGGTGAACCCCGATCTCAATCAGGGACTTCCGCCCTTCCTCGCTCGCGATGCCGGTGTGCACTCGGGGTATATGATTGCGCAGGTGACCGCGGCGGCGCTGGCCTCGGAGTGCAAGGTGTTGTCGCATCCGGCGTCCGTCGACTCGATTCCGACCGATGGCGGCAAGGAAGACTACGTGCCGATGGCAATGTCGGCGGCGGTGAAGCTGCGCCGCATCGTCCACAACGTGCGGCACATCCTGGCCATCGAGCTGTTGTGCGCCATTCAGGGGCTCGAGTTCCGCCGTCCGTTGACATCGAGCGCTCCCGTCGAGCGTGCGTATGCCCTGCTGCGCGGCGCGGTGCCCAGCATGGATCGCGACCGCGTGGTCTCGACCGACATCGCGGCCGTGGCCACGCAGATCGCGCGCGGGGCCTACGAGCACATCGTCTGGGACCTCCGCGACACCTCCACCCTTTCCGCTGCCACGTCCCTATGA
- a CDS encoding MotA/TolQ/ExbB proton channel family protein, which yields MAGPSLLVAQAAAALPTNAWELITTADVVTQVVLALLLLLSIISWSIMAAKWREFRRYRRTSHDFMHAFERARSLAEVAASTRKASGPFVRIFERAETFLSDTPPAMAATPERSARFSASQVEALRLVLDAQTDTERDGLSRLIPSLAMIASASPLIGLLGTVLGIIQSFIGLSTTGSGSVAAVAPGVAAALTATAMALAVAIPAVFGYNIFANRVNRIEGELEGFGSELIALLVREGRI from the coding sequence GTGGCGGGCCCGTCGCTCCTGGTCGCGCAGGCCGCCGCCGCCCTCCCCACCAACGCCTGGGAGTTGATCACCACGGCGGACGTGGTGACGCAGGTGGTGCTCGCGCTCCTGCTGCTGCTCTCGATCATCAGCTGGTCGATCATGGCGGCCAAGTGGCGAGAGTTCCGACGCTATCGGCGCACGAGCCACGACTTCATGCACGCCTTCGAGCGGGCGCGTTCGCTGGCCGAGGTGGCCGCGTCGACCCGCAAGGCGAGCGGACCCTTCGTGCGCATTTTCGAGCGCGCCGAGACGTTTCTCAGCGACACCCCGCCGGCGATGGCCGCCACGCCCGAACGTTCGGCGCGTTTCAGCGCGTCTCAGGTCGAGGCGCTGCGGCTGGTGCTCGATGCGCAGACCGACACGGAGCGCGACGGCCTCTCGCGGCTGATCCCCTCGCTGGCGATGATCGCCTCGGCGAGCCCGCTCATCGGACTTCTGGGCACGGTGCTGGGGATCATCCAGTCGTTCATTGGGCTTTCGACCACCGGATCGGGGTCCGTGGCGGCCGTCGCTCCGGGCGTCGCCGCGGCGTTGACGGCGACCGCCATGGCGCTCGCGGTCGCGATTCCCGCGGTGTTCGGCTACAACATCTTCGCCAACCGGGTCAACCGCATCGAGGGAGAACTCGAGGGCTTCGGCTCCGAGCTGATCGCGCTCCTCGTGCGCGAAGGGCGCATCTAG
- a CDS encoding OmpA family protein, with the protein MPRPPRLLTVAVLGLSLLAACRKKQAETAPTPTSGPAPAETCDAACRAARAAAEKAARDSAEAARLRAEAEARERAMAGLKATLAQKVLFDYDMAELSASAEGVLNAKVAILLANTGLRLRISGHADERGSDEYNLALGQRRAAAVKRYFTDRGVDGSRLDIVSFGEERPEATDGTEDAFRLNRRAEFEITAGGDNLVPPKS; encoded by the coding sequence ATGCCTCGCCCCCCGCGCCTCCTCACCGTTGCCGTCCTCGGTCTTTCGCTGCTCGCCGCCTGCCGGAAGAAGCAGGCTGAGACCGCCCCGACCCCCACATCCGGCCCGGCGCCCGCCGAGACCTGCGATGCGGCATGCCGCGCTGCGCGCGCGGCCGCGGAGAAAGCCGCCCGGGATTCGGCGGAAGCCGCTCGCCTGCGCGCCGAGGCCGAGGCGCGGGAGCGGGCCATGGCAGGGCTCAAAGCCACCCTCGCCCAGAAGGTCCTGTTCGACTACGACATGGCAGAACTCTCGGCCTCGGCCGAGGGCGTCCTGAATGCAAAGGTTGCCATCCTCCTCGCGAACACCGGACTCAGGCTTCGGATCAGCGGACACGCGGATGAGCGCGGTTCCGATGAATACAACCTCGCCCTCGGCCAGCGCCGGGCGGCCGCGGTGAAGCGATACTTCACGGACCGAGGTGTCGATGGATCGCGGCTCGACATTGTCAGCTTCGGAGAGGAACGTCCCGAGGCCACCGATGGTACGGAGGACGCATTCCGTCTGAACCGCCGCGCCGAATTCGAGATCACGGCCGGCGGCGACAACCTGGTCCCGCCGAAATCATGA
- a CDS encoding PD40 domain-containing protein — MILVRRGALTASGLLLTALVAWSRVAPAQDTTWKEGVRITGIYTPGTRPGLLVMPVTGAQGDSLRAIFQRDFENGDRMNVIALAAESVPPAGTAGSLNYPLYSRLGANVILQVTPTSFGIHVLIHDVGRSAIARAASFPLPSPALSTEWRMAVHAIADGIEQQVTGVRGISATRILYASAGRIWQVDSDGHGAIALTGDVRAMSPAWNPKGTHLAYTTLPNSGAQIVIRETGGATRTLGTTPGGPNFSPAFSPDGNTMVYAHSTENGTELWSVNAFGTDAARRITVGRGSDNTSPTFSPDGRRIAFTSNRVGAVQVYTSDADGTNAEPLLNFTVGEQSYRSDPDWSPDGRLIAFASQVAGNFQIMTIGVRDRNVRAHTSTAVNENPSFAPDSRHIVFTSNRSGTRQLWVVDIESGRFRQLTRAPGGARHAAWSPALNVR; from the coding sequence ATGATCCTCGTTCGCCGTGGCGCGCTCACCGCGTCGGGGCTGTTGCTCACCGCCCTTGTCGCCTGGTCCCGCGTCGCGCCGGCGCAGGACACGACGTGGAAGGAGGGGGTGCGCATCACCGGCATCTACACACCGGGAACACGTCCCGGCCTGCTCGTGATGCCGGTCACGGGGGCCCAGGGGGACTCGCTGCGCGCGATCTTCCAGCGCGACTTCGAGAACGGTGATCGCATGAACGTGATCGCACTCGCGGCCGAGTCCGTGCCGCCGGCGGGTACCGCGGGGAGCCTCAACTACCCGTTGTACTCGAGGCTCGGGGCCAACGTCATCCTGCAGGTGACCCCGACGTCGTTCGGCATCCACGTCCTCATCCACGACGTCGGTCGCTCGGCCATCGCGCGCGCCGCCTCGTTCCCCCTGCCGTCGCCGGCGTTGTCCACCGAGTGGCGCATGGCGGTGCATGCGATCGCCGATGGCATCGAGCAACAGGTCACGGGCGTTCGCGGGATCTCGGCGACGCGGATCCTGTACGCGAGTGCCGGGCGCATCTGGCAGGTAGACAGCGACGGGCACGGGGCGATTGCCCTGACCGGGGACGTGCGCGCCATGTCGCCGGCGTGGAACCCCAAGGGCACGCACCTCGCGTACACGACGCTCCCAAACTCCGGCGCGCAGATCGTGATCCGGGAGACCGGGGGCGCTACGCGCACGCTGGGTACCACGCCTGGAGGGCCCAACTTCAGTCCGGCGTTTTCGCCCGACGGCAACACGATGGTCTATGCGCATTCCACGGAGAACGGCACAGAACTGTGGTCGGTGAACGCGTTCGGGACCGACGCCGCCCGTCGGATCACCGTCGGGCGGGGGAGCGACAACACCTCGCCCACATTCAGTCCGGATGGGCGCCGCATCGCGTTCACGTCGAACCGCGTCGGCGCCGTGCAGGTCTATACTTCCGATGCCGACGGGACCAACGCCGAGCCGCTGCTCAACTTCACGGTCGGCGAACAGTCGTACCGCTCGGACCCGGACTGGTCGCCGGACGGACGGCTGATTGCCTTCGCCAGTCAGGTCGCGGGCAACTTCCAGATCATGACCATCGGCGTTCGCGATCGGAACGTGCGGGCGCACACCAGCACGGCGGTGAACGAGAACCCGTCGTTCGCGCCGGACAGCCGCCACATCGTCTTCACGTCCAACCGCTCGGGCACGCGCCAGCTCTGGGTGGTGGATATCGAGTCCGGCCGATTCCGTCAGTTGACGCGGGCACCCGGCGGCGCCCGTCACGCGGCCTGGTCGCCGGCCCTGAACGTTCGTTAG
- a CDS encoding single-stranded DNA-binding protein has protein sequence MARSLNKVQLIGNVGKDPEVRSTSSGGRVADFSLATSRSWNDAGSAGGRQEKTEWHRCIAWNGRNGQGMGLADIVDRYVKKGDKLFVEGSIEYRQWTDKEGQTRYTTEIRVRELILLSPRGEGAGEFEGGGRRGAPDRGRAPAPAGSAEEFEDFPRALEDAEDDLPF, from the coding sequence GTGGCCAGAAGCTTGAACAAGGTGCAGTTGATCGGGAACGTCGGCAAAGACCCCGAGGTGCGATCGACCTCGAGCGGCGGTCGTGTCGCGGATTTCTCTCTCGCGACGTCCCGGTCGTGGAACGACGCCGGGAGCGCCGGGGGTCGGCAGGAGAAGACGGAGTGGCACCGCTGCATTGCCTGGAACGGCCGCAACGGCCAGGGCATGGGGCTGGCCGACATCGTCGATCGCTACGTGAAGAAGGGCGACAAGCTCTTCGTCGAGGGCAGCATCGAGTATCGGCAGTGGACGGACAAGGAAGGGCAGACGCGCTACACCACGGAGATTCGGGTGCGCGAGTTGATTCTGCTGTCGCCGCGGGGGGAGGGCGCGGGTGAGTTCGAGGGTGGTGGGCGTCGCGGAGCGCCGGATCGCGGACGTGCGCCGGCGCCGGCCGGCAGCGCCGAGGAGTTCGAGGATTTCCCTCGTGCCCTGGAAGACGCCGAGGACGATCTGCCGTTCTGA
- the rimI gene encoding ribosomal protein S18-alanine N-acetyltransferase translates to MSAESVALTLRAAAPNDVPSVVALERELFTDPWSWASFADLLQHPAARFLVATAGDSLAAYAVVYVAVDEAELANLAVAPSWQRRGVGRRVLDDLLETLRHDGVVEVWLEVRTSNVAARRLYAGAGFSEVGRRRRYYDRPVEDAIVMRRSTAPR, encoded by the coding sequence ATGAGCGCGGAGTCGGTCGCGCTGACACTGCGGGCCGCCGCGCCTAACGACGTGCCGTCGGTGGTGGCACTGGAGCGGGAGCTCTTCACGGATCCGTGGTCCTGGGCGTCGTTCGCCGATCTGCTGCAACACCCGGCCGCGCGCTTCCTGGTGGCCACGGCCGGCGACTCGCTCGCCGCGTACGCGGTGGTGTACGTGGCCGTGGACGAGGCCGAGCTGGCCAACCTCGCGGTGGCGCCGTCGTGGCAGCGGCGGGGGGTCGGGCGGCGCGTCCTGGACGACCTGCTGGAGACGTTGCGGCACGACGGTGTGGTGGAGGTCTGGCTTGAGGTGCGGACGTCGAACGTCGCCGCGCGCCGGTTGTATGCGGGCGCCGGTTTCAGCGAGGTTGGGCGTCGTCGTCGGTACTACGATCGGCCGGTCGAAGACGCTATCGTAATGCGCCGATCCACGGCACCGCGATGA
- a CDS encoding biopolymer transporter ExbD yields the protein MARRRRERTPLNAEINVVSLIDVMMLLLVIFMITAPMMQGGIEVRLPRGEARPLERKSDLVVTVLSANQIAVGDTRMTMAEFRASFRTLAEQRARQGVYLRGDASVPYGEVVRVLGIMMQAGASNVGLVVEPAERQ from the coding sequence ATGGCGCGCCGGCGCCGCGAGCGGACGCCACTCAACGCGGAGATCAACGTCGTGTCCCTGATCGACGTGATGATGCTGCTGCTCGTGATCTTCATGATCACCGCGCCGATGATGCAGGGGGGCATCGAGGTCCGGCTGCCGCGGGGCGAGGCGCGCCCGCTGGAGCGCAAGAGCGACCTGGTGGTGACGGTCTTATCCGCCAATCAGATCGCCGTGGGCGACACGCGGATGACGATGGCCGAGTTCCGCGCGTCGTTCCGCACATTGGCGGAACAGCGTGCCCGGCAGGGGGTCTATTTGCGCGGGGATGCGAGCGTGCCCTACGGTGAAGTCGTGCGCGTGCTCGGGATCATGATGCAGGCCGGCGCGTCGAACGTCGGCCTCGTCGTCGAGCCGGCCGAGCGGCAATAG
- a CDS encoding TonB C-terminal domain-containing protein encodes MTHLAFRPERPRLTASLALSVALHGAVVAGVIGLAQADHIALPPVYKVDLVAAPAGPRAIGQVQAPAATPTPAAPVPRTAVREPAERVPVKAPPPRRPAPPVATQVPNASRTPPGAAAPRAGGGSTGGQGTDVANVQSPGIEFPFPSYLNNIANQIILNFDKGNLPALSCDVSFLIRRDGSVTSIEIRRRSGSTLFDIEARGAVEAAGRSRAFGPLPDGFSDDVLPVIFTFTPQMIRR; translated from the coding sequence ATGACCCACCTGGCCTTTCGCCCCGAACGTCCGCGCCTCACCGCCTCGCTGGCGCTGTCGGTCGCGTTGCACGGTGCGGTCGTGGCCGGGGTGATCGGACTGGCGCAGGCGGATCACATCGCGCTCCCGCCGGTCTACAAGGTCGACCTGGTGGCTGCCCCAGCCGGTCCGCGCGCGATCGGGCAGGTGCAGGCGCCCGCGGCAACCCCGACACCGGCCGCGCCGGTGCCTCGGACCGCAGTTCGGGAGCCGGCCGAGCGCGTTCCCGTGAAGGCACCGCCGCCGCGACGGCCGGCACCCCCGGTGGCCACGCAGGTGCCTAACGCGTCTCGCACACCCCCGGGGGCGGCGGCGCCCAGGGCTGGCGGCGGAAGCACCGGAGGGCAGGGGACCGATGTGGCCAACGTGCAGAGCCCCGGGATCGAGTTCCCCTTTCCGTCCTACCTCAACAACATCGCCAACCAGATCATCCTCAACTTCGACAAGGGCAATCTTCCCGCGTTGAGTTGCGACGTGTCGTTCCTGATCCGGCGCGACGGCTCCGTGACCTCGATCGAAATCCGGCGGCGTTCCGGTTCCACGCTGTTCGACATTGAGGCACGGGGGGCTGTGGAGGCCGCAGGCCGCTCGCGGGCCTTTGGACCGCTGCCCGACGGTTTCAGCGATGACGTGCTTCCGGTTATCTTCACGTTCACCCCACAGATGATTCGCCGATGA
- the hutU gene encoding urocanate hydratase — protein MTSVQEPVTRVVRAPRGAALSCRGWQQEAALRMLMNNLDPEVAERPEDLVVYGGTGKAARSWEAYDAIVASLRALADDETLIVQSGKPVAVLRTHRSAPRVLIANSNLVGRWATWDVFRDLERKGLTMYGQMTAGSWIYIGSQGIVQGTYETFGEVARQHFGGSLAGRTVVTAGLGGMGGAQPLAATMCGAAFLGIDVDESRIDKRLATRYLDRKTRTLDEALAWVKDAAARGQALSVGLVGNAAEVLPELVRRGVVPDVLTDQTSAHDTLNGYVPAGLDLGAAAALRAADPDAYVRRSVASIVTHVRAMLDLQQRGAITFDYGNNLRTVAFDAGLENAFAFPGFVPAYVRPLFCEGKGPFRWVALSGDPADIARTDALALELFPNDDHLRRWITLARERIAFQGLPARICWLGQGQRARFGVAMNDLVASGEISAPIAIGRDHLDTGSVASPFRETEAMKDGSDAIADWAILNALVNVASGASWVSFHHGGGVGIGNSLHAGQVIVADGTPEMRTRLERVLTNDPGMGVARHADAGYDVARDTARREGLRLPMLEGGGRAG, from the coding sequence ATGACTTCGGTTCAGGAACCCGTGACCCGCGTCGTGCGCGCGCCCCGCGGCGCCGCGTTGAGCTGCCGAGGGTGGCAGCAGGAAGCGGCGCTCCGGATGCTGATGAACAACCTCGACCCCGAGGTGGCCGAGCGACCCGAAGACCTCGTGGTCTACGGTGGCACGGGCAAGGCCGCGCGGTCATGGGAGGCCTACGACGCCATCGTGGCGTCGCTGCGCGCCCTGGCTGACGACGAGACGCTCATCGTGCAGAGCGGCAAGCCGGTGGCCGTACTGCGCACGCACCGTTCCGCGCCGCGCGTCCTCATTGCCAACAGCAACCTCGTTGGGCGCTGGGCCACGTGGGACGTCTTCCGTGATCTCGAACGGAAGGGGCTCACGATGTACGGCCAGATGACCGCGGGCTCGTGGATCTACATCGGTTCGCAGGGGATCGTGCAGGGCACGTATGAGACCTTTGGTGAAGTGGCGCGACAGCACTTTGGCGGGTCGCTCGCCGGGCGCACGGTGGTCACCGCCGGCCTTGGCGGAATGGGCGGTGCACAGCCCCTGGCCGCGACGATGTGCGGCGCCGCATTCCTTGGCATCGATGTCGATGAGTCGCGTATCGACAAGCGACTCGCAACGCGCTACCTCGACCGCAAGACCCGCACGCTCGACGAAGCGCTGGCCTGGGTGAAGGACGCCGCGGCCCGAGGACAGGCGTTGAGCGTCGGCCTCGTGGGCAACGCCGCCGAGGTGCTCCCCGAACTCGTCAGGCGTGGCGTGGTTCCTGATGTGCTGACCGACCAGACCAGCGCTCACGATACACTGAACGGGTACGTGCCGGCGGGCCTCGACCTGGGCGCGGCCGCCGCGCTGCGCGCGGCCGATCCCGACGCCTACGTGCGGCGCAGCGTCGCGTCCATCGTGACCCACGTGCGGGCGATGCTCGACCTGCAGCAGCGCGGCGCGATCACGTTCGACTACGGCAACAACCTGCGTACCGTGGCGTTCGACGCCGGACTCGAAAATGCGTTCGCCTTTCCGGGGTTTGTGCCCGCCTACGTGCGGCCGCTCTTCTGTGAGGGGAAGGGCCCGTTTCGATGGGTGGCGCTGAGCGGCGATCCGGCTGACATCGCCCGGACCGATGCGCTGGCCCTCGAGCTGTTTCCGAACGACGACCATCTGCGACGCTGGATCACGCTCGCGCGCGAGCGCATCGCATTCCAGGGCCTGCCGGCCCGTATTTGCTGGCTTGGCCAGGGTCAACGCGCCCGATTCGGCGTCGCCATGAACGACCTGGTGGCCTCCGGTGAGATCTCGGCGCCCATCGCGATCGGGCGCGACCACCTCGATACCGGTAGCGTGGCCTCGCCGTTCCGTGAGACCGAGGCGATGAAGGATGGCAGCGACGCCATCGCGGACTGGGCGATCCTGAACGCGCTGGTGAACGTGGCCAGCGGCGCGTCCTGGGTGTCGTTCCACCACGGGGGCGGGGTTGGCATCGGGAACTCGTTGCACGCCGGTCAGGTGATTGTCGCCGATGGTACGCCCGAGATGCGTACGCGGCTCGAGCGCGTGCTGACCAACGACCCGGGGATGGGCGTGGCGCGGCACGCCGATGCAGGCTACGACGTGGCGCGTGACACCGCGCGACGGGAGGGACTGCGACTCCCGATGCTGGAGGGCGGCGGGCGGGCAGGATGA
- a CDS encoding GDP-mannose 4,6-dehydratase, translating into MTRRALISGGAGFIGSHVAERFLEGGYAVEIIDNLSSGKRANLPAAAQFHELDITSADAARLVREGGFDAVCHLAAQIDVRKSVADPAWDAQVNIGGSLNLLEAVRASGRQTRFVFSSTGGAIYGDFVPLPTVEDMPKDPESPYGIAKLSVEYYMGYFSRVHGIDTVALRYANVYGPRQDPHGEAGVVAIFCKRVLKGEPLTVFGEGTQTRDYVYAGDVARANFLAAEASLPKMAQVDTRSFNIGTGIETTVLELAEIISEVAGRPATVNKAPARQGEQQRSTVNTARAQTVLGWSPQVALRDGLRATYEYFAGRS; encoded by the coding sequence GTGACCCGTCGAGCCCTCATTTCCGGTGGCGCGGGCTTCATCGGCTCTCACGTCGCCGAGCGGTTTCTCGAGGGAGGATACGCGGTCGAGATCATCGACAACCTCTCGTCAGGCAAGCGAGCCAACCTTCCGGCTGCCGCGCAGTTCCACGAACTCGACATCACCTCTGCCGATGCCGCGCGGCTCGTGCGCGAGGGCGGGTTCGATGCCGTCTGTCATCTTGCGGCGCAGATCGACGTGCGCAAGAGCGTGGCCGATCCGGCGTGGGACGCCCAGGTCAACATTGGAGGGTCGCTCAACCTGCTCGAAGCGGTGCGTGCCTCGGGCCGGCAGACGCGGTTCGTCTTCTCGTCCACTGGGGGGGCGATCTACGGCGACTTCGTGCCGCTGCCGACGGTCGAGGACATGCCCAAGGACCCGGAGTCACCCTATGGCATCGCCAAGCTCTCGGTCGAGTACTACATGGGCTACTTCTCGCGTGTGCACGGGATCGATACCGTCGCGTTGCGGTACGCCAACGTGTACGGGCCGCGGCAGGATCCGCACGGGGAGGCCGGCGTCGTGGCGATCTTCTGCAAGCGCGTCCTCAAGGGCGAACCACTGACTGTTTTTGGTGAAGGGACGCAGACGCGGGATTACGTGTATGCGGGTGACGTCGCGCGCGCCAACTTCCTTGCGGCCGAAGCGTCCTTGCCGAAGATGGCGCAGGTCGACACGCGGAGCTTCAACATCGGCACGGGGATCGAGACCACGGTGCTGGAGCTCGCGGAGATCATCAGCGAGGTGGCGGGTCGACCGGCCACGGTGAACAAGGCGCCGGCGCGCCAGGGCGAGCAGCAGCGATCCACGGTCAACACCGCCAGGGCGCAGACCGTGCTCGGTTGGTCACCGCAGGTGGCGCTGCGCGACGGGCTCCGGGCGACGTACGAATACTTCGCGGGACGGTCATAG